From one Pseudanabaena sp. FACHB-2040 genomic stretch:
- the infB gene encoding translation initiation factor IF-2 → MNSGKVRIYELSRELNLENKDLLAICDRLNVAVKSHSSTITEDEADQIRSAAKQARSSSGGNGASKPRPTLNPKNGGGQPVVHKQQILEIRRHRPPIKPNRPAEPPAAQEADQPMQLEEQPMTAAASADTLMKPPARDGLVSPAAAEPVQEIQDAAPPLQRTPAPTVPSEPQAPVSPAPPASRAISKPRTELVSPPSRPTRPVREPGVAAPSRPVIRQNTDGSSDEREQRSIEVREVRRPVPIREVDEPASGGGGPVLKPKPRLRRARGDEDDTTQTDSNQPKKELEGMPSGGEGDLGDSLLRRPSPPRHRRKEREEEDEEQEMRKAGKVTKAKRRGPVLDDEDEDLEEIIEGEDGEQAGTDPSFLSLSIARPPKPKKQGVSKPTAPTMRSHKPSGRENARARRERREQANKQERPGLLILTEGLTVHELAEKIAVPETEIIKSLFFKGIAANINQTLDLATTKQVAEEFEVVVETVEAESEAKKVTEMLDVADMESLQRRPPVITIMGHVDHGKTSLLDSIRKTKVAQGEAGGITQHIGAYHVDLDHNDQKQQIVFLDTPGHEAFTAMRARGARVTDIAILVVAADDGVRPQTIEAISHAKAAGVPIVVAINKIDKESANVDRVKQELMEYALVPEEWGGDTIMVPVSAITGENLDTLLEMLLLVAEVEDLNANPDRLARGTVIEANLDKARGPVATLLIQNGTLRIGDSVVAGPVFGKVRAMIDDLGKRVSSAAPSFAVEVLGLNDVPAAGDEFEVYAEEKMARSVADSRASEQRQSRLQQAMASRRVTLNTLSVQAQEGDLKELNLLLKGDVQGSVEAILAALQQLPQNEVQIRVLLAAPGEISETDVDLAAASGAVIVGFNTTLATGARQSADRLGVDVRDYDIIYNLLDDIQGAMEGLLEPELVEEPLGQVEVRAVFPVRKGTVAGSYVLSGKVTRNCNLRVTRGGNMIYEGKLDSLKRMKEDVKDVAQGFECGIGIDNFNGWQEGDIIDAYRLVTKRRTLAMA, encoded by the coding sequence ATGAACAGCGGCAAAGTCAGAATTTACGAGCTATCTCGGGAACTCAATTTGGAAAATAAAGACCTTTTGGCTATTTGCGATCGCCTTAATGTTGCCGTAAAGAGCCATAGCAGTACAATCACAGAGGATGAAGCGGATCAAATCCGCTCTGCCGCTAAACAAGCCCGCAGCAGTTCAGGGGGTAACGGAGCCTCTAAACCCCGCCCTACTCTTAACCCTAAGAACGGTGGTGGACAACCGGTTGTGCATAAACAGCAGATTTTGGAAATTCGACGGCATCGCCCTCCCATTAAACCCAATCGTCCCGCAGAGCCTCCAGCCGCTCAGGAAGCCGATCAGCCGATGCAGCTTGAAGAGCAGCCCATGACTGCTGCAGCCAGCGCAGACACGCTCATGAAGCCGCCTGCTCGTGACGGATTAGTATCGCCTGCCGCAGCTGAGCCAGTGCAAGAAATCCAGGATGCGGCCCCACCCCTTCAGCGCACCCCGGCTCCTACAGTGCCCTCTGAGCCTCAAGCACCCGTTAGCCCAGCCCCCCCGGCCAGCAGAGCCATCAGCAAGCCACGGACAGAGCTAGTTAGCCCCCCTTCGCGGCCTACTCGCCCCGTCCGAGAACCTGGTGTAGCTGCTCCTAGTCGACCCGTTATTCGACAAAATACAGACGGGTCTTCAGACGAAAGAGAGCAGCGATCGATTGAAGTTCGTGAAGTTCGCCGCCCTGTTCCCATTCGCGAAGTAGACGAACCAGCTAGTGGTGGCGGTGGCCCCGTTCTGAAGCCAAAGCCGAGATTGCGTCGTGCCCGGGGCGACGAAGACGACACAACTCAGACCGATAGCAACCAGCCTAAAAAAGAGCTCGAAGGAATGCCCTCTGGGGGTGAAGGCGATCTGGGTGATTCCCTGCTGCGCCGCCCCTCTCCGCCTCGCCACAGACGCAAAGAGCGGGAGGAGGAAGACGAAGAGCAAGAAATGCGGAAGGCCGGCAAGGTCACTAAGGCCAAGCGCCGAGGGCCTGTGCTTGATGACGAGGACGAAGATCTAGAAGAGATCATCGAAGGCGAAGATGGTGAGCAGGCTGGTACAGACCCTTCCTTCCTAAGTCTGTCAATTGCTCGCCCCCCTAAGCCTAAGAAGCAGGGAGTTTCTAAGCCTACTGCTCCTACCATGCGGAGTCACAAGCCGTCTGGCCGGGAGAATGCTCGGGCTCGGCGGGAACGGCGGGAACAAGCTAACAAGCAGGAGCGGCCAGGGCTGCTGATTTTGACTGAAGGACTAACGGTTCACGAGTTAGCCGAAAAGATTGCTGTCCCTGAAACCGAAATTATTAAGTCCCTCTTCTTTAAAGGCATTGCTGCCAACATCAACCAAACCTTAGATCTTGCAACCACCAAGCAAGTGGCTGAAGAGTTTGAGGTGGTAGTTGAGACTGTTGAAGCTGAGTCTGAAGCTAAGAAGGTTACAGAGATGCTGGATGTGGCTGACATGGAAAGCCTCCAGCGTCGCCCACCGGTCATCACCATCATGGGACACGTTGACCATGGTAAGACCAGCCTGCTTGATTCTATTCGGAAGACAAAAGTAGCCCAAGGAGAAGCAGGGGGCATTACCCAGCATATTGGGGCTTACCACGTTGACCTAGACCATAACGACCAAAAACAGCAGATTGTCTTCCTCGACACTCCAGGCCACGAAGCTTTTACAGCTATGCGGGCAAGAGGTGCGCGGGTAACTGACATTGCCATTCTGGTGGTTGCTGCTGATGATGGCGTGCGGCCTCAGACGATTGAGGCTATCAGCCACGCTAAAGCGGCAGGTGTGCCCATTGTGGTCGCTATCAACAAGATCGACAAAGAGTCGGCCAACGTTGACCGGGTGAAGCAAGAACTGATGGAGTACGCCCTGGTGCCAGAAGAATGGGGTGGCGACACCATTATGGTGCCGGTTAGCGCCATCACTGGAGAGAACCTGGATACTCTGCTGGAGATGCTTCTGCTGGTAGCTGAAGTCGAAGACCTCAATGCCAACCCTGATCGATTGGCCCGAGGAACCGTTATTGAAGCCAACCTGGATAAGGCTCGTGGACCAGTAGCAACCCTGCTGATCCAAAACGGAACGCTGCGAATTGGTGACAGCGTGGTTGCGGGTCCTGTCTTTGGTAAAGTGCGGGCCATGATCGACGATCTCGGCAAGCGGGTTAGCAGTGCAGCGCCATCCTTCGCTGTCGAGGTGCTGGGTCTGAACGACGTACCTGCTGCAGGCGACGAGTTTGAGGTCTATGCCGAAGAGAAAATGGCAAGGTCAGTGGCTGATTCTCGTGCCTCTGAGCAACGGCAGTCACGCCTACAGCAGGCTATGGCTTCTCGCCGGGTAACCCTCAACACCTTGTCTGTGCAGGCCCAGGAAGGCGACCTGAAAGAGCTGAACTTACTGCTGAAAGGCGATGTTCAGGGTTCGGTGGAAGCTATTCTGGCAGCGCTGCAGCAGTTACCTCAAAATGAGGTGCAGATTCGCGTTCTGCTGGCAGCCCCTGGAGAGATCAGCGAAACTGACGTTGACCTAGCTGCGGCTAGTGGTGCGGTCATTGTTGGTTTCAACACAACCCTGGCGACAGGTGCGCGTCAGTCTGCCGACCGGCTTGGCGTAGATGTACGTGACTACGACATCATCTACAACCTGCTGGATGACATTCAAGGAGCCATGGAAGGCTTACTCGAACCCGAATTGGTGGAAGAACCGCTGGGTCAGGTGGAAGTCCGAGCAGTCTTCCCAGTTCGCAAGGGAACTGTTGCGGGTTCCTATGTGCTCTCTGGTAAGGTGACTCGTAACTGTAACCTGAGGGTGACGCGAGGCGGCAACATGATTTACGAGGGCAAGCTCGACTCCCTGAAACGCATGAAGGAAGATGTCAAAGACGTAGCTCAAGGCTTTGAGTGCGGTATTGGTATTGATAACTTCAATGGCTGGCAAGAGGGCGACATCATTGATGCCTATCGGCTGGTTACTAAGCGCCGTACGCTAGCAATGGCTTAA
- a CDS encoding YlxR family protein — MQPNYRRCASCRKVAPKEEFLRIVRVYPNREIRLDQGMGRSAYLCPHPDCLQAAQKKNRLGRALKAAIPEEIYQMLWQRLSSSGQRHAQDSASWH; from the coding sequence ATGCAGCCAAACTACCGCCGCTGTGCTAGCTGCCGAAAAGTTGCGCCAAAAGAAGAGTTTTTGCGCATTGTCCGCGTTTACCCCAACCGGGAGATAAGATTGGATCAAGGCATGGGTCGCTCAGCGTACCTGTGTCCTCACCCAGACTGCCTCCAGGCGGCTCAAAAAAAGAATCGGCTAGGGCGGGCACTCAAAGCAGCGATTCCTGAAGAAATTTATCAGATGCTATGGCAGCGCCTGTCTTCTTCAGGTCAGCGTCATGCTCAAGATTCTGCGTCTTGGCATTGA
- the nusA gene encoding transcription termination factor NusA: MSLVNLPNLEELIDHISRERNLPKHAVENALREALLKGYERYRRTQQMGDHFDETYFENFDIELDIDEYGEQGFRVLATKTIVEEVTSPDHQIALEEVREVAPEAQVGDTVVLDVTPDQREFGRMAAIQTKQVLAQKLRDQQRKLVQEEFQDLEGSVLSARVLRFERQSVIMAVSSGVGQPEVEAELLKRDQLPNDNYRANATFRVALKRVSEGSHRGPQLLVSRADAGLVVELFSNEVPEIEDEIVRIVAVAREANPPSRSVGPRTKIAVDTLERDVDPVGACIGARGSRIQVVVNELRGEKIDVIRWSPDPSTYIANALSPARVDEVRLVHPDERQAHVLVPEDQLSLAIGKEGQNVRLAARLTGWKIDIKDSAKYDYAEEDRKIADFRSVREAAAVEVEEDEEDFELEQEPVAPISTPVASTETVLDDSPVVLEAEAETFVDEDDFDSDEFDSEEVDLESEKEKDLKSAE, encoded by the coding sequence ATGTCCCTGGTCAACCTACCCAATCTCGAAGAGCTCATCGACCACATCAGCCGCGAGCGCAATCTGCCCAAACATGCGGTCGAAAATGCCCTCCGAGAAGCCTTACTGAAGGGCTACGAACGGTATCGGCGCACCCAGCAAATGGGAGACCACTTCGACGAAACCTACTTTGAGAACTTCGACATTGAGCTCGATATCGATGAGTATGGCGAACAGGGTTTTCGGGTGCTTGCGACTAAAACCATTGTCGAAGAAGTCACTAGCCCCGATCACCAAATTGCCCTAGAAGAAGTGCGGGAAGTTGCTCCCGAGGCGCAGGTTGGCGACACGGTTGTGCTCGATGTTACCCCCGATCAGCGAGAATTTGGCCGCATGGCCGCCATTCAGACCAAGCAGGTGCTGGCCCAAAAGCTGCGAGATCAGCAGCGCAAGCTCGTCCAGGAAGAGTTTCAAGATCTCGAAGGCAGTGTCCTCAGTGCTCGTGTACTGCGGTTTGAGCGGCAGTCTGTGATTATGGCCGTCAGTAGTGGTGTGGGGCAGCCCGAAGTAGAAGCCGAATTGCTCAAGCGAGATCAGCTCCCTAACGACAATTACCGGGCCAACGCTACCTTTCGGGTAGCCCTAAAGCGCGTTTCTGAAGGCTCCCATCGTGGACCTCAGCTGCTGGTCTCCCGCGCTGATGCTGGGCTAGTCGTTGAGCTTTTCTCCAATGAAGTGCCCGAAATTGAAGACGAGATCGTTCGGATTGTGGCGGTTGCCCGTGAAGCCAACCCCCCCTCTCGATCTGTCGGTCCCCGTACCAAGATTGCCGTCGATACCTTGGAGCGGGACGTTGATCCCGTTGGGGCCTGCATCGGTGCTCGCGGCTCCCGAATTCAGGTGGTAGTCAACGAACTGCGCGGTGAGAAGATTGACGTCATTCGCTGGTCTCCTGATCCGTCTACTTACATCGCCAATGCCCTCAGCCCGGCCCGTGTTGATGAAGTGCGGCTAGTTCACCCCGATGAGCGTCAGGCCCATGTGTTGGTTCCCGAAGACCAGCTGAGTCTGGCCATTGGTAAAGAAGGACAAAATGTGCGTTTAGCCGCCCGGCTGACAGGCTGGAAAATTGATATCAAAGACTCAGCCAAGTACGACTATGCCGAGGAAGATCGCAAGATTGCCGATTTCCGATCAGTCAGAGAAGCGGCGGCGGTCGAAGTTGAGGAGGACGAAGAAGATTTTGAGCTAGAGCAGGAACCCGTCGCTCCCATTTCAACCCCAGTGGCTAGCACTGAAACTGTGTTAGATGATAGCCCAGTAGTGCTAGAAGCTGAGGCTGAGACTTTTGTGGACGAAGACGACTTTGATTCAGATGAATTTGATTCAGAAGAAGTGGATCTAGAATCTGAGAAAGAAAAGGATCTGAAATCCGCAGAATAG
- the rimP gene encoding ribosome maturation factor RimP, translating into MTHPIVPQVIDLATPLADQLGLEIAAAVFQTNQSPPVLRVDVRNPNGDTGLVDCERMSRALEAALDATDILPGAYDLQVSSPGISPELSSDRDFTVFKGFMVEVNLTEPHKGKQTWVGQLLQRSETAILISQKGKTISLPRDLITSVQLSNQAAD; encoded by the coding sequence ATGACCCATCCTATAGTCCCCCAAGTCATTGATTTGGCAACCCCCCTTGCCGACCAGCTAGGGTTAGAAATTGCGGCTGCCGTGTTTCAAACCAACCAGTCACCGCCCGTGCTGCGAGTCGATGTCCGTAACCCCAACGGCGACACTGGGCTAGTCGACTGTGAGCGCATGAGTCGGGCCTTAGAAGCAGCCTTAGATGCCACCGACATCCTACCGGGTGCCTACGATCTACAAGTCTCCAGCCCGGGTATCTCACCTGAGCTGAGTAGCGATCGCGACTTCACAGTTTTCAAAGGCTTTATGGTTGAAGTCAATCTGACAGAACCTCACAAAGGCAAACAAACCTGGGTAGGTCAACTGCTTCAGCGCAGCGAAACGGCCATTCTCATCAGCCAAAAAGGAAAGACTATCAGCTTGCCCCGAGACTTAATTACCAGCGTGCAGCTTAGCAATCAAGCTGCGGACTAG
- a CDS encoding NIL domain-containing protein, with amino-acid sequence MSAIRPEPEVLARLQNNQGSLRVRVRIPKDQQEQPVLSHLISHHGVTITIRAALLSPKAPDDGWFDLELQGASGQIRSAILELSDLGADIWPWPDVVPSL; translated from the coding sequence ATGTCTGCCATTCGCCCAGAACCCGAAGTGTTAGCCCGCCTTCAAAACAATCAAGGCTCCCTACGCGTTCGAGTCAGAATACCCAAGGACCAGCAGGAGCAGCCTGTACTCTCACACCTGATTTCCCACCACGGCGTTACCATTACCATCCGAGCCGCTCTGCTCAGTCCTAAAGCCCCTGATGATGGCTGGTTCGACCTAGAGCTACAGGGTGCATCCGGTCAAATTCGCAGCGCCATTCTAGAACTGTCTGATTTAGGGGCTGACATCTGGCCGTGGCCCGACGTAGTGCCTTCCCTGTAG
- the cysW gene encoding sulfate ABC transporter permease subunit CysW: MTDSTNSTPADLSTGIPFAAESLPLPNSPRSEKTASPLRKWGLIGFVVLYLSLILFIPAFNVFAQAFQGGFAPFWQAITSRHFIHAAQLTLLMAVTAVPLTTIFGLCAAIAIANKNFPGRTLLVSIIDLPFAISPVVAGLMLVLLYGRNGWFGPLLEANNIRIIFAAPGMVLASAFVTMPFVAREVLPALEEMGTEQQEAAETLGANRWQTFWRVTLPSIRWSLLYGVILCNARAMGEFGAVSVVSGNIAGKTQSLPLFVEEAYVQYNTEAAYAAAVVLALLAVVTVLFKHILEARISYKRSRAH, from the coding sequence ATGACTGATTCAACCAATTCTACGCCCGCTGACTTGAGCACTGGCATCCCTTTCGCGGCCGAATCGCTACCTTTACCAAACTCGCCCCGTTCGGAAAAAACCGCTTCTCCTCTGCGCAAGTGGGGGCTGATCGGCTTTGTGGTGCTCTATCTCAGCCTGATTTTGTTTATTCCGGCTTTCAACGTGTTTGCTCAGGCTTTCCAGGGTGGCTTTGCCCCATTTTGGCAAGCCATTACCAGCCGCCACTTCATTCATGCAGCCCAGCTCACGCTGCTTATGGCGGTGACCGCTGTGCCCCTGACAACTATTTTTGGGCTGTGTGCGGCCATTGCGATCGCAAACAAAAACTTCCCTGGCCGCACGCTGCTCGTCAGCATCATCGACCTTCCCTTTGCCATCTCACCTGTCGTAGCTGGCCTCATGCTCGTGCTGCTCTATGGCCGTAATGGCTGGTTTGGGCCACTCCTAGAAGCCAACAACATTCGCATCATCTTTGCCGCTCCCGGCATGGTTTTAGCCTCCGCCTTTGTCACCATGCCCTTTGTAGCGCGAGAAGTTTTGCCAGCACTGGAGGAAATGGGCACCGAGCAGCAAGAGGCAGCAGAAACTCTAGGCGCCAATCGTTGGCAGACCTTCTGGCGGGTCACCCTACCCTCTATTCGCTGGAGCTTGCTCTACGGCGTGATTCTATGCAATGCCCGGGCAATGGGTGAATTTGGGGCAGTCTCGGTAGTTTCAGGCAATATTGCCGGTAAAACCCAAAGTTTGCCTCTGTTTGTCGAAGAAGCCTACGTTCAGTACAACACTGAGGCTGCCTATGCGGCTGCCGTTGTGCTGGCCCTGCTGGCAGTTGTGACCGTTTTGTTCAAGCACATTCTTGAAGCTCGCATATCCTACAAGCGCTCTAGAGCCCACTAA
- the cysT gene encoding sulfate ABC transporter permease subunit CysT: MTLSSASPTPTPGSSPNPLGNFLNRVRHLSWPWRITWFYLTFMLFLPTVALVLRASTLSPAEVWRIATDPVAIAAYNVTFFTSLAAALINGFVGLIAAWVLVRYEFPGKKFVDAAIDLPFALPTAVAGLTLSTVYSNVGWIGSLLAPFGIQVSFTRLGVLLAMLFISFPFVVRTVQPVLQEMERDIEEAAWCLGASEWQTFWRVVLPPLMPAVLTGVALGFARAVGEYGSVVIIAGNIPFQDLIAPVLIFQRLEQFDYAGATVIGTVLLLISLASLVMINVIEAYRRRYD, translated from the coding sequence ATGACTCTTAGTTCTGCCTCTCCAACCCCAACTCCAGGGTCTTCGCCCAATCCTTTAGGGAATTTTTTGAACCGAGTGCGCCATCTTTCTTGGCCCTGGCGGATCACCTGGTTTTATCTTACTTTCATGCTGTTTCTGCCAACGGTGGCGCTTGTGCTCAGAGCCAGCACCCTCAGCCCTGCCGAAGTTTGGCGCATTGCGACGGATCCGGTTGCGATCGCAGCCTACAATGTCACCTTTTTCACTTCGCTAGCGGCGGCTCTAATCAACGGTTTTGTCGGTCTAATCGCCGCCTGGGTGCTGGTGCGCTACGAGTTTCCCGGCAAAAAGTTTGTAGATGCCGCTATCGATCTGCCCTTTGCGCTGCCCACTGCCGTTGCCGGTTTGACCCTCTCCACTGTTTACAGCAATGTAGGCTGGATTGGTTCGCTGCTGGCCCCCTTTGGCATCCAGGTTTCCTTTACTCGGTTGGGGGTGCTGCTGGCTATGCTCTTTATCTCCTTTCCCTTTGTGGTGCGTACTGTGCAGCCGGTGCTGCAGGAGATGGAGCGCGACATTGAAGAAGCGGCCTGGTGTTTGGGTGCTTCTGAGTGGCAGACCTTTTGGCGAGTGGTGCTGCCGCCGCTGATGCCCGCTGTTTTGACTGGGGTGGCTTTGGGCTTTGCTCGAGCAGTGGGTGAGTATGGCTCAGTTGTAATTATTGCGGGCAACATTCCCTTCCAGGACTTGATCGCCCCAGTTCTAATTTTCCAGAGGCTAGAGCAGTTTGACTACGCTGGGGCCACTGTGATTGGCACTGTGCTTTTGCTGATCTCGCTCGCCAGCCTGGTCATGATCAACGTGATTGAAGCCTACAGAAGACGCTATGACTGA
- a CDS encoding sulfate ABC transporter substrate-binding protein, with protein MKSWQPPQRDDRENNTAASIHQPSTDRLVKSLSRRSFGRRFGLFLAGVGMSSAIAACANTGTPTSTADAGADAGAAKPPIELTLVSYAVTQAAYEQIIPKFVEQWKQEHNQEVIFNQSYGGSGSQTRAVLDGLDADVVALALALDTQKLEDGGLIEPGWETEAPNDSIVHKSVAVIITREGNPKNIQGWEDLTRDDVQVVTANPKTSGGARWNYLALWGAVTQKGGSEAAAEEFVTNVYKHVPVLPKDAREATDVFYSRGQGDALINYENEVLLAKQKGEDQPFIIPEATISIDNPIAVVDANVDKHGTREVAEAFVAFLFTPEAQREFAKVGFRPVDPTVAEEFASQYPPVETLFTVSDLGGWDTIQEKFFKDGAVFDQIQAKIGK; from the coding sequence ATGAAGTCTTGGCAGCCGCCCCAGCGTGATGACCGCGAAAACAATACCGCTGCTTCAATTCACCAGCCCTCTACAGATCGCTTGGTGAAGTCTTTAAGCAGACGCTCTTTTGGGCGACGCTTTGGATTGTTTTTGGCTGGTGTGGGGATGAGCAGTGCGATCGCAGCCTGTGCTAACACGGGGACTCCCACTAGCACAGCCGATGCTGGTGCCGATGCTGGTGCAGCCAAGCCCCCCATAGAACTCACCTTGGTGTCCTACGCTGTGACCCAGGCTGCCTACGAGCAGATCATTCCGAAGTTTGTCGAGCAGTGGAAGCAGGAGCATAACCAGGAAGTTATTTTTAACCAGAGCTATGGCGGCTCGGGATCGCAGACTCGGGCCGTGCTCGATGGCCTAGATGCAGATGTTGTGGCGCTCGCCCTAGCCCTAGATACTCAAAAGCTAGAAGATGGCGGACTGATTGAGCCGGGCTGGGAAACAGAAGCCCCCAACGACTCTATCGTTCACAAGTCGGTAGCTGTGATCATTACTCGAGAAGGCAACCCGAAAAACATTCAGGGCTGGGAAGACCTCACCCGCGATGATGTGCAGGTTGTAACAGCTAACCCTAAAACCTCTGGGGGAGCTCGCTGGAACTACCTGGCTCTGTGGGGAGCAGTTACCCAGAAAGGGGGCAGCGAGGCGGCAGCCGAAGAGTTTGTGACCAACGTCTACAAGCATGTTCCGGTTCTGCCTAAGGATGCTCGGGAAGCGACAGACGTTTTCTACTCTCGGGGGCAGGGGGATGCGCTGATCAACTATGAGAATGAAGTCCTTTTGGCTAAACAGAAGGGTGAAGATCAGCCCTTTATTATTCCTGAAGCGACAATCTCCATTGATAATCCGATCGCTGTTGTCGATGCCAATGTCGATAAACATGGCACCCGTGAAGTTGCTGAGGCTTTTGTCGCGTTTCTCTTCACGCCAGAGGCACAGCGGGAGTTTGCCAAGGTGGGCTTCCGGCCAGTTGACCCAACGGTAGCAGAAGAGTTTGCCAGCCAATATCCTCCCGTGGAAACGCTGTTTACCGTGTCTGATCTAGGCGGCTGGGACACGATTCAGGAGAAGTTCTTTAAGGACGGTGCCGTGTTCGATCAAATCCAGGCCAAGATCGGCAAGTAG
- a CDS encoding sulfate/molybdate ABC transporter ATP-binding protein, with amino-acid sequence MGISVENVSKRFGDFQAIKDVSVEVKTGSLVALLGPSGSGKSTLLRVIAGLEQPDTGRILLTGRDATYQSVQARKVGFVFQHYALFKHLTVRKNIAFGMEIQKWPKEKVRRRVETLLELVQLGGFGDRYPAQLSGGQRQRVALARALAVEPEVLLLDEPFGALDAKVRKDLRDWLRKLHDEVHVTTVFVTHDQEEAMEISDEIVVMNHGVVEQTGSPAEIYDRPATPFVMSFVGPVNVLSPNEDFLPSWNAPTRNGDFFLRPHDIEISKTFEEQTVAATVQRLVHLGWTIRVELALTDGQIVTAYVTREQVNDLRLEPKQQVFLRPKSFKTFEQPAGAVA; translated from the coding sequence ATGGGAATTAGTGTTGAGAACGTTTCAAAGCGGTTTGGCGATTTTCAGGCCATTAAAGACGTCAGCGTCGAAGTAAAGACCGGTTCACTGGTCGCTCTGCTAGGTCCGTCAGGATCGGGCAAGTCAACGCTCCTGCGCGTCATTGCCGGCCTAGAGCAGCCCGATACAGGCCGCATCCTGCTGACCGGACGCGACGCGACCTACCAAAGCGTTCAAGCTCGCAAAGTGGGCTTTGTATTTCAGCACTATGCCCTGTTCAAGCATCTGACCGTGCGTAAGAACATTGCTTTCGGCATGGAAATTCAGAAGTGGCCTAAAGAGAAAGTGCGGCGACGGGTCGAAACCCTGCTAGAGCTGGTGCAGTTAGGCGGATTTGGCGATCGCTATCCTGCTCAGCTCTCGGGCGGGCAGCGGCAGCGAGTAGCGCTGGCTCGGGCACTGGCAGTTGAGCCAGAGGTGCTGCTGTTAGATGAGCCCTTTGGCGCACTGGATGCCAAAGTGCGCAAAGATCTGCGCGATTGGCTGCGGAAGCTCCATGATGAGGTCCACGTCACAACCGTTTTTGTGACCCACGACCAGGAAGAAGCCATGGAAATCTCCGACGAAATCGTGGTCATGAACCACGGTGTCGTCGAACAAACTGGTTCGCCCGCTGAAATTTACGACCGACCTGCTACGCCTTTTGTCATGAGCTTTGTAGGGCCGGTCAACGTGCTGTCTCCCAATGAAGATTTCCTGCCTAGCTGGAATGCCCCTACCCGCAACGGCGATTTCTTCCTGCGGCCCCACGATATTGAGATCTCCAAGACCTTTGAAGAGCAAACGGTTGCAGCCACCGTCCAACGTCTGGTGCACCTGGGCTGGACCATTCGAGTAGAGCTGGCGCTAACCGATGGACAGATCGTGACGGCCTATGTGACCCGCGAGCAGGTGAATGACTTGAGGCTAGAGCCAAAGCAGCAGGTTTTCCTGAGGCCAAAATCCTTTAAAACATTTGAGCAGCCGGCTGGAGCCGTCGCTTAA
- a CDS encoding alpha/beta fold hydrolase, with amino-acid sequence MAAVISGDSFAEAPLENTTWYWRQQAVNYVRAGSNHPDRPPLLLIHGFGASTDHWRKNVVDLQADFEVYAIDMLGFGRSAKPAWEYSGSLWQAQLHDFITEVIGRPAVLAGNSLGGYAALCVAANHPESAAGVVLLNSAGPFAETNDQAQEGSFRSAVTKAVQGFMLQPAPSWMLFQYVRQRSTIRRTLEQVYVDKSAITERLIDEISRPANDPGAVQVFASVFKAPRGETISTLLSKMNCPLLLLWGEYDPWMNSRLRSSQFRQHYTNLKEHFLHAGHCPHDEVPDQVNALMRDWVLSLSH; translated from the coding sequence ATGGCGGCTGTGATCTCAGGGGATAGCTTTGCTGAAGCCCCGCTCGAAAATACCACCTGGTACTGGCGGCAGCAGGCAGTTAATTACGTTAGAGCAGGGAGCAACCATCCGGATAGGCCGCCACTGCTGCTAATTCATGGCTTTGGCGCATCTACAGACCACTGGCGCAAAAATGTTGTGGATCTCCAGGCAGATTTTGAGGTCTACGCGATTGACATGCTAGGGTTTGGCCGCTCGGCTAAGCCTGCTTGGGAATATAGTGGCTCTCTTTGGCAGGCCCAGCTGCACGACTTTATTACCGAAGTGATTGGGCGTCCGGCGGTGCTGGCAGGCAATTCCCTAGGCGGCTATGCAGCGCTATGTGTGGCCGCCAATCATCCGGAGTCGGCGGCGGGTGTGGTCTTGCTCAATAGTGCTGGTCCCTTTGCCGAGACTAACGATCAGGCTCAGGAGGGTTCTTTTAGAAGTGCTGTCACCAAAGCCGTTCAAGGCTTTATGCTGCAGCCTGCCCCCAGCTGGATGCTGTTTCAGTATGTCCGCCAGCGTTCTACGATTCGCCGCACGCTAGAGCAGGTCTATGTCGATAAATCGGCCATTACTGAGCGCCTAATTGACGAGATCAGCCGCCCAGCCAACGATCCGGGAGCTGTTCAGGTGTTTGCCTCGGTATTTAAGGCCCCTCGGGGTGAAACGATTAGTACCCTGCTCAGCAAAATGAACTGTCCGCTGTTGCTGCTGTGGGGCGAATACGACCCTTGGATGAACTCTCGCCTGCGCAGCAGCCAGTTTCGCCAGCACTACACTAATTTGAAAGAGCACTTTCTCCATGCTGGGCACTGCCCCCACGATGAGGTGCCCGACCAAGTCAATGCCCTGATGCGAGACTGGGTGCTGAGCCTGAGCCATTAA